The Aedes aegypti strain LVP_AGWG chromosome 3, AaegL5.0 Primary Assembly, whole genome shotgun sequence genome contains a region encoding:
- the LOC5563760 gene encoding protein-glutamate O-methyltransferase yields MTEFQTKYNIIDEKPPFNAPLKAQYKQGFAFYTMKERLPIILTQVIDQLSKDKEQIVQHFGEDAREELKQAIGEISKLKYELQTDKEFTPIATELGDEQVWNDFIAGLGNDNSYYSACWLYAETYMYRRLNNIFESTTLLKKLDYFQQQKHKSLTNSYDAMGAVMQSIEHFNSEKASKSEAEIGEFFVKMLKLNLWGNRCDLSLTAGQDYQQDGDPLSLLESCNSYIVSDHSPAVWDHVRQLKASSPVVIDIVNDNSGYELFTDLCLADFIIEHGLASRVNFNVKAIPWYISDVTPKDMQWTLSTLMAHENPLLSAFGHRLQSRFDAGTLHLKEVNNFWTSPYEFHRMQDIEPTLYRELGQSDLLIFKGDLNYRKLLGDFNFPYTTPFRDALRGFHPTALCSLRTVKADLICGLTEGLSDKLDAKDSCWMTTGEYAVIQFTGK; encoded by the exons ATGACGGAATTCCAAACCAAGTATAACATTATAGATGAGAAACCTCCATTCAATGCCCCCCTCAAGGCTCAGTATAAGCA AGGCTTCGCGTTCTACACGATGAAGGAACGCCTGCCGATAATCCTGACGCAGGTGATCGATCAGCTATCCAAGGACAAGGAGCAAATCGTGCAGCACTTTGGTGAG GACGCCCGCGAGGAACTCAAGCAAGCGATCGGTGAGATCTCCAAGCTCAAGTACGAACTGCAGACGGATAAGGAGTTTACGCCAATTGCGACCGAACTGGGCGACGAGCAGGTGTGGAACGATTTCATCGCTGGACTCGGCAACGATAACAGCTACTACTCGGCTTGCTGGCTGTACGCGGAGACCTACATGTACCGGCGGTTGAACAACATCTTCGAGAGCAC AACCTTGCTGAAGAAGCTGGATTACTTCCAACAGCAGAAGCACAAGTCGTTAACGAACTCCTACGATGCGATGGGCGCCGTGATGCAATCGATAGAACACTTCAATAGTGAGAAGGCTAGCAAGAGCGAGGCGGAAATTGGGGAGTTCTTCGTAAAGATGTTGAAG CTCAACCTGTGGGGCAACCGGTGCGATCTCTCCCTCACTGCCGGCCAGGACTATCAACAGGACGGCGATCCTTTAAGCTTGCTGGAATCCTGCAACAGCTACATCGTCAGCGATCACAGTCCGGCCGTCTGGGACCACGTGCGACAGCTGAAAGCCAGTAGTCCCGTCGTGATCGACATCGTCAACGACAACTCCGGCTACGAGCTGTTTACCGATCTCTGCCTGGCGGACTTCATCATCGAGCACGGGCTGGCGTCGCGGGTCAACTTCAATGTGAAGGCAATCCCGTGGTACATCTCGGACGTCACTCCCAAAGACATGCAGTGGACGCTGAGCACACTGATGGCGCACGAAAACCCGCTTCTGTCCGCATTTGGCCATCGGTTACAGTCCCGGTTCGATGCCGGAACGCTCCATCTGAAAGAAGTGAACAACTTCTGGACGTCGCCCTACGAGTTCCACCGCATGCAGGACATCGAACCGACATTGTATCGCGAATTGGGCCAGTCCGACCTGCTGATCTTCAAGGGCGATCTGAACTACCGAAAACTGCTGGGAGATTTCAACTTCCCCTACACGACACCATTCCGGGACGCGCTGCGGGGGTTCCATCCGACGGCACTGTGCTCGCTGCGAACGGTCAAGGCGGACCTAATTTGCGGACTGACGGAAGGGCTTTCGGACAAACTGGACGCCAAGGATAGCTGCTGGATGACAACCGGCGAGTATGCCGTGATCCAGTTTACCGGCAAATGA